AGAAAGGGCATAATGATTTCATTCCTCTGATTGTCGCTGTCCTAGCACTGGAATGTCTTCATATCGTTTCTGCAGTACAGCAAAAAATCGAACAAGTTAATACGTGAACCACATAAGCTCTGGATGCAGCTGATCATGGCAGAAAAAGATCAGCAAATATGCGGTTGACAAGGGACTGTGCAAAAAATGATGAGCCAAAATGGATAAGCtgttttttatgataattatcaAATTGCAATATTTTACAAGGTTTAGATAATGAGAGACAAGGAAGCAAAGAAGCAAAAACAACTCACTTTCAGCAACACATGTGACATAACCATGCACTCAATTGACAGCAGatgaaaaaatttagaaatgtgACCTAAGAGGTTTAATATGAATAAGTAGCCAGTGGCCTCCACACAGTGTATCAACGTAAGTGCTAGAATTGTTGAACAGGACCTATAGCCTTCTACAAAATAGTAACATTTATTCCATTAAACagccaaatttcaaaattcatgatATTTAATTTTGCAAGGAAACAAAAATCGTTCCAAGATCCTTTCTCCATAAAGCCTACCAATAGCAGCCATATTCCCACGGTTTAAAAAAGCTTCTAAAGACCAGTTTCCCAAGCCAAGCATCTAATAGCACTAACTCAACCATGGAAGGATAAATAGGATAGCTcttgaatgaaaattgatagCCTAAAGACACAGCAACCTCACATAATCACTAAGAAGTGTACTTGATCACGgaaaaccataaaaaaagaCTGGTACTAGGGTGTTTTGACTAAATTTTATCCTCTCCACGATGCAATCAAATATAAATCCGAGCGTGATTGTGCAACTTAACGTTGAATAGACAACCAAAATTGCGGCTGGTACTGCAAACAATCCACACCTAATAATCAACCTATGCCTTGAAATACACaacaaatatgatattaaaattagaaaaacttACCCCAACATTGTTGTATTCCCAGAGCCTATGAACTCCATAATCCACAGCCTGCGAAAGTCGAATGAATTATAATAAGAATATTCGCCCTTCTTTCTCATCAAACTAAAAttcataaacaaaaattaacatttaaagaTTTCTTAGAAACTCATCATTTTCaatcaaaaacaaaaccaataGCAATTATAATCCTCGGACCAAAAAAATCCCAATCAGAAGTCGAAATAAGAGAGATCCAAAGCGAACAAGGGATAAAGTTTAATCCACAATTAAATAGAAACTtctttcaaaatcaacaataaaatttgattgaaacaacGGAGCGAAAGTCAAAATAAGTGAGATCAATGCGAAAAAGGGATAAAACTTACGCGTTCTCCGAGAAAAGCGCCGGCGATGACAAAGGTGACATATACAGAGTTACGTCGCATGATGACTCTGTAGAGACCTTCGAAGAGGCCTCCTTGACTTCTTCTTCGAGTTGCAGAATCCATGGCGATTGGATAAAGGTAAATGGAGTCTCACTTACTGGGGATCTGAGATTAGGGTTTGCAGAAATAGGGATTTCTGTTTAACGGTGAACTTCTTTTGAGGAGGGTTACCTTACCCGGTGGAACCGAATAATATGGATTTACACTTACTGGGTCAACGGCCCAATTGGGTTGGATTTTGACTTTGTTGATTTTCtgttacttattttttttaacttaattaataatttttaatttaattaatatacctctttctttctatttcattggcttttttttataaaataaatatgaaaataactcGGTTATGATCAAATAAACCTAGTTTAACCATATAATTCTTTTATTGCAAGAATATTTTTGTCTAAAGATTTAACcatcttaaaattttgcaaCAAAGCTCTGATATCACTAAGTACAAGCTTGAGCCTCTAGTTTGCTTCCGATCTACCTCCTTGCTCAAAAGCCTACATTTGTTAATTCTCTATTCATGTATATAAGAGATAATTAggcatataatgtatatatttactTGTAGTTATGACATTACATAAATTCTTCTACAAATAAGAATCTTATATTTGTTGTTATCAATAGGGTATAGTTGCACCATTGAAGATGCCAACTCCTCTTCCTTTTTCGATTGCTAGTGATAAGCTCTAATGGATTCTTTAATCTTAATCCACTCTAAGTTCTATCACTATTGTATTGtcaattctattattatttagaGCCATGATTATACCTTCTCccacaaaaaattcaataatggAAGAGCTTAAATATCTTATAAATCTTGAAGTCTTTATAGAGTTGAGGTTTCACCTTCCATATACCCCACAAAGTACAAATGAATGAAGTGTAAAACTCTCTAGCTTCTTTAAAGCTAAGGTCCTCCATCATAAGCCATTTAGAAATCCATTGCAAAACTGTATTAAGGTTGAAAGCCTGGATTTTGAGAGAAATTGAACCACCAAACCAAATAGCTCTAGTAAACTCATAGTTAACAAAAAGATGTCTTATTGGTTTAAAGTACTTGTGACACGAAAGGCAATTAATTGTGACATTGATTGAACTTTGGGCTAACTCAGCTCTAACTGGGATTCTTCTATAACATATTTTCCATAAGAATATAATACGCATATGAGGGAGTTtgagtgtaacacccttaaccgaTATCCGTCACCgaattagagttacgaggcattaccaaacatAGCACAATTGAACACAAGTAAATACAAAGACATAATTCACAAAGtgatataaagaaataaatattctttacttaatgaatttaaaataatacaaggtTTCATTCCTTATTAAACAACCCAAGGTCAATTTGTCTatgtatatttgaatataaaatttatatatatatgtattctaTCATCACTTAACTtactaaagaaaattttaaatatcatgtgaccttctaaataaatatatttatacttcaTAAATTTCACCTATCAAATATGCAAAGTCAAACATCAtcttaatccaaaattttatgaatcaCAAAACCAGATTTTtacttatcaaaatatatatataccaaaaccGAATTTATATGCACATAAATGCTTACCCTTAATTTACTTCCTAAGGTAATATTTCAATACCTTACTAAATAACATTACATACCCTGATTTATACATTTGAACATTCATTCAATCTacttataatataatagtaaaacaTTTCCAAAATTCTGTATATACACTTCCATTTATttgcataatatatatatctatatatttacGTTCATCTATAACTAACTCAAACAAACTACACAACCATGCATAAATATAACAAGTCTCGTATAATACTAAACCACAACCAAAATATGCCTAATTTATCATTCAAACCAAAATCgattaaaacaaactaatttAGCCACATTCACATAGCTTTAATACATATTTACTTTCAAAATAGACAATTTCAAACTAGTcttagactatacatgccatagacTCAAAAGGAATTTCAACTTAAGATACCGTTATCTGTCGATAATGTGATAAGCTTTACTGACGATCCCCGAACTCGTAACAACctcaaaaaaaatctataaaaaaaaataaacagaagCAAACATAAACAATAAGCCATTGATAGCTCAGTAAGTCTTTAGCAACTAAATTAAAGAATCATATAATTTTCTAagccaatttattttaaatgcaaTTACCACATATACTCACTATTTAAACATTTGCATTTCTATGATCATTTTATTGataatcaaatatatgtacTCTTGAATGCATATaaccaaatatttatattcatcAAGAGCATATAAccaaatgtatgtatatattccACAAATAGATTTAACCTAATTTGTATACACATCAACGCATATATccgaatgcatatatatatatatatatatatttatcaaacacTTATATTTGAATGCATATACTCATCCAAGCTATAGAGCCGAAGGCATATGTACttatcaaatacttttagcCGAATGCATATACacattaaatgtatatatattcaaatgcacatatatttatcaaatacttCTAATTGAATGCATATATACATCAAAGTATAGAACTGAATACATACAACcacatttttgtattttatttacatatatactTCTAATTGAAGCCTGACTCAAAACACCAGCATTAAACCTGCTAGACATTAAGTCTGAAaaattcaccggcattaagcctgctaggcgcTTAGcctgaaaatctcaatttcacaaatacaAAGATGATTCctcatataatttttaatagcaacacatgttcataacatttatgtataatttacaACCTCAACTTTACCTCAAGAAAATTTGTAATCCATGTTCGAATCATATACCTcacacatatgcatatatatatatagcttatacatgtatatacttatatattcaaaccttatatatataaatataacatccatatctttaattaaattcaagatcttatatatatatatatatatacatattcgaaccttatatatatataacattcttacctttaactaaattcaagatcttatatatatacacatattcgaacttcatttatgcatatatataacatccatacattaactaatttcaatttatatacttttaattatagctcatcaaatatacaataaatatacatatgtatatgctgatttaataacattaaattgctaatagacttacctcggatatcgacgaACATGTTCAACTATTCAACTACTTTCGTTTTCCCCCTATCCAATTCCgttttcttcatttcttgaTCTTAAATCAAGCTTGAGTATGGCCGAACCTATGCTTgtgtttttctcttctttcttttctctagtTTCGGCTAAACAAGGATGATAACAATtgaattttactttgtttttaaataacatatactagtattttatttatttaccttattaacctttaataaataatttatatttcatataacataaggaTATAGTTGTCCATAGCCACCCACTATCATTTAAATGGCCTAGTTGTCATTTAAGACCcccatttttaaaagacaacaacaattgagTGCTTTTAGATTTGActcctaaatttttattttacgcgattaagtcattttatcaaattgagcactcaaacaatcaaattttcatacgaaatttttacacatattaattcacatactgcaaatactaaaaataatattaaaatatttttctgactcggattcgtggtcccgaaaccactttaTCCAATTAAGGTCAAAATCGGACTGTTATATTGAGTGTCCAAAGTTTGGGTCACTTTATACCAACAAGGCCTCCTCTCATATCTTTTTCATTGTTATAGTTCTAAAGAACATCATATGTTGATCTCATAGAAAACTCTTCATTAATGTTGAATTTCCAGATGAGTATGTTTTCCCTTCTTAAGATGGAAAAGTGTTAGTTTTGGTTGATCAAATTTTACTAAGAAAGTGGTGTATCGAAAAAGTATTTCTTTTTTGCTGAAgttagaaaagatgaaaaaaatattggcACTACTTTTATGAGGGGT
The window above is part of the Gossypium raimondii isolate GPD5lz chromosome 9, ASM2569854v1, whole genome shotgun sequence genome. Proteins encoded here:
- the LOC105799678 gene encoding cytochrome b-c1 complex subunit 9, mitochondrial is translated as MDSATRRRSQGGLFEGLYRVIMRRNSVYVTFVIAGAFLGERAVDYGVHRLWEYNNVGKRYEDIPVLGQRQSEE